The window AAGAGGCAAAAGATTTAcattgaaaaagagaaaaatattagattCTTTTTGTAAGCTTCAAGAATATAGAATTGACAACACTCTcagtcattttcttttcaatatcttaaataaaatacccTGGCAGTGCATCAAGTGAATTACTATTACAATTACCAACCTTGGTGAAATATTTGGATGTCACCTGATTCTTACAATTACATAGGTAGGGTGAGTTACAGCAAGCCTGGCACATCAGGTCAATTCTTACGTTTACACAAGCTCCTTTAATTAGTCTAAAAGCCTTATGTTTCTTACTTGTGTAAGATAAAGAAATGGTACACAAACATTAAGTCAGGGGCTATGGTTGATGAAGTTAATTAAAAGCCTCACAAAACCCATATTTCGCAGTGCCTTGtgctttcaaaataaataaacaacagtCTGCCTTCAAGTTGGGGCAAATACAGCCACAACATGGAGCAGCAGTATAGTGATGACCCAAGTGGCAACATTGTACACAGTTGAATATTCTGTCAAGCACAACTAAACAAATTAATCCAAGCATACTATTTTTTATCAAGCAGCTATAAATCATCACGgtatttaaggaaaaaaaacactttgaccAATCAACTCAAATTGAAAGCAGATCACAACAAAAGTAGAAACCAAAAAACATCTCTTACCCCAATCTTCCATCTTTGACTCTTATTTACCAAATCAAAATCTGCTATTATCCTGCAAATCAAAAGCGCCACCCTGCACAACCAAAGCCATAAACACAATTAAGGGTTTCCCACCAACAGCAGAAAATTGCTCattagattttaatttcaaactaataatataaaaactggGACGCAAAGCAAATCAGTAATTGGGAAACAAACAACCaaacaataagagagagagaaaaataacccatcaacaaaagaagaactaaaatttaataaaacaagaaaatcaagatcTTATGTTTTATTCATCTATACTAATTCCTAGTCCTGAacccataagaaaaaaaaaattacttaaaaaagcATAAATAGAGAGAAAGGCACCTTGTAGCGGTGGCTGATTACTCAACTTCAGCAGCCTTCTTGGagcaaaattcaaaacttcaaGATccctaataataaaaagaatcaaaattgattcaaaaaattgagtttttgatTAAAAGAAACATGGGTTCTGttcaaaacaaagagaaagattGATTTACCAAATCAATTTGGGATCTTGACGAGAAAATCCAATTGAAAACCCAAAATCCCCTTTATATTgctggagagagaaagaggagatgaaagagagagagtaggGTTTTTAAGTaggtagaggaggaggagaggattttttttttttttccttttatggcTTTTTATATTGTACTGCCAATAAAGAAGCCATTTGTGCGTTTCAAATTAGAAATTGAAGAATTTTGTTGCCGTTTCGCTTACCCACTAAACTAGAATTCTCCAGCTGGGTTTGTGGATTTGGACTAAGCATGATTAAGGACTTGGACTGTTGACCTTTAAAGCATAGCCCATGAAGAAAATGCTTCGCTATTTCAAACAATTCTTTTAGGATTATACCTTGGCTAGTTTCGTTTCTAATCTTCcgtttgattattgttttatgattaaaaaaaaatgtttaattaaaaaaatataaatataaaataaatttatatactcttgaaataaaaagatatataaaaatatatatccactatctttatcttttcaataaaaaaaaacagttggcTTAATTAATGTCTAAATatctaaaaatgtttttatcttaaaataaaaagtgtgTAGGATGAAGAATGTTTTcactatatatttaaaaaaaaaaaaacttcaaccaTTATGTTCAGTTGTCATTAGTTTCACTAACTTAtccaatttcattctttttagtTCTTATggttataaaatcaaatctagTATTGCCTCGGTTAAAACCCCCaactacaaattaaaaaatttaacttaaattgatttaaatatttttttaaaaaaaataaaaataatattattttaaccaatttttttttcaaaaacaaagttAATGTGTTAAGGGTCAAGATTTGAAGAGATCATGTGTGGATCAACTGGTTAAtaggttaatttaattttttaacctgATCagttaggtttttctttttaaccttTATCAGGCTAGATCCCAAGTCAGTTGAATTTCAcactgttttaaaatttttgtcgACTACTCACATATAAgaatatcatcatattaaaattattttaaatgaaagaatCAATCATTGTCTTAAAATTATCATCACACACAAATCAGTACAAGATGATACTAATGTTCACCAATTTAACACCTCAAAgtaatttcaatattaatattaatatcattataattcaaCTCAAGCCCAtgacaaatagttttttttcatttctacaTATTACATGTCTAAATTACATAAATTGCTTTCGCTATTGTATATGATATTACTGTTCACATCAAGAATAATAGTGTCATTGTAATGACATAACATAAATATGTAATTCTAACTATAATGCATTAACTCAACCCTAATTGGTAAAATCCATAACAAATTTAATCAAACTTCAAAATTTAACACAAAAGCAAACTTGAccaaaattaaacatatttCATGATACAAAATCTATTTGATATTTTCATCCTCAATTGATTTAAATCAAActcaaattcataataaattaaaataattcataaaaagtatcaaatttatcaatttatcaaCAACTCAGCGCAACTTGTAATTCATTATAACTCTACCCCATTCATACTCTAATGCATGAAatcatcaaacataaataattatattattagatgATTTCAACAATTCACATAAAATTTCTAATTCGgtaatttattcaaaattaaatgcaacatatgattaattgaaataattaatttatcttattttcatattcaattATATCAAATCAACCATAATTGTTGGTATTcataactaatttattattaattcaacaaatctcaattcaacataataaaattatttaatttcaaataaacctAACACAAATTCATAACAATGAAATATATTTACTTTACTCgtaagactaaaaaaaaacattatggcaagaatggtggtggtgatggattttgaacaaaaaaaaaaaagtttaatgatgttttaagattagaatgagtttgattttcgtgttttaaaaagaaaatacaagggttttatgggtttttttttaagataagagCTGAGTGCATCAATTTGAAGAGAGAAAGTTATTATATTTGTGTGCTTTTTTACCTgaaaagatatttaaatttcatgacatattacaattaaaaaatataatatatttaaatgttattattttaaaatatgataattatcttatcatgtttaaaaataaaaatatttaataaatattacgtttttaaaatacaataaaataaaaatatattatttcaccaaaatttttaatttattacgataattacaaataataatgattaaaaaaaaaagagaagcaatTCAAACATTCCAAATCTCTCTAGAGTTTCTAGATGCTACTAGACTCTTCTCCTCCCACAACTTCACCGTTTTTCAGACAAAAGACTCTCAACACTCAAATGTAGtaatactatataaaaaaaaaacatcattacttCAATCCTTAAACCCCCGtagaaaaacacaaacacaGAGCTCAAACCTTAAACAATGTTCGGTGTTGTGTTCCCCGACCGCAGTTTCCCTATGGACATATCCGCTTTCTCACAAATCGACACTTTTCACTGGATCCTCGACATGAACACTTTTGTtggtaataaaaattaaaccccTTTTGTTcatttgctccttttttttttaactcattttgtGGCAAAACCCCActgattatttcaatttttttatgttaattttaggTGAAGCATATGATCAAGTACGagaaatttgtatttttctcttaaaCAGCTTTACTCTTCCGCCAGATAAAGCTCTGGCGGTGTATATTCAGTCTCCAGGGTCTGAATTTCAGTTTTGTGGGGCGGTGACAATAACGCGCCCTTCGGCGGTTTTGACGTTGAATTGGCCGGAGCCTGGTGGTCAGTTGCAGCTGACAGGGCCAGATACGGCACCCCTTTCGGCGAAAATCGGGGTTTCGGTGGAGGATTTGGCATCATTGCCTTCGCTGGATGTAGCGGCGGAGAAAGGGGTTGAGAGGGTTGCGATGAAAGTTGGGGagaatttgtttaattatatgcAGTCGTTTTGTGGGGTTGATGGGAGTAAGTTGATTGTTCCTATGGATATTTTGGATAGGTGGTTTAAGAAGTTTCGAGAACGGGCGAAAAGGGATCCTGATTTCTTGAAGAGTTTTCGGTTGtagttttttattgaatggAATTGAAGGTacccttttgtttattttattgttcttgGAGTTTATAGATGTTTTGTTGCTGTTCTTTGTGATTAAAGTAATTAGAATCAGTAATGATTTTTGCTTTTCGTTGctgttgttgtttgtttttgtttctagcTTCAAATTCAGAAACTTTCAAAGTTAGTTATAACTAGTTGGTTGCCTGGGTATCAACTACTCTAATATATGCAAATGTGGATATTTTGAGCTTATTAGGAGAAGAGGCTGCGCTTTGTATTCTTACCATGTAGAGTTATGATCATGTTGATCTTAGCTGTCGTAATTCGATAATGTTTAGAATTATTCTTGTTCTGGAGATAAGCATACCCTGCTTTATTGTATGTACACCAGATGGAGTATCTTTATTGGGATCCTTTTGGATGTCCTGAGACTGAATGAGAGTCGGTAAATGTAGTATTTTGGGTAcccttatctttatttttaatgattttgaagcTTAGATATGTTTCCCCCACTTTGCTATGTTGTTTTCTGCGAATAGGAAATCAGAGTTAATAATGATTTTTGCCTTTCTGCTGTCCTTTGTACTGGCTTTTGTTTGTAgcccaaaaattaaaaacaaggaTGGTTCGTtgcattttttcaatttactcttTTTCTATGCTATGACTGTTGTGCGCTTGCTAGGAGAAGGGGCTGCACTTTGTATTCTTACAAGGTAGAATTCAATGTCATAATTAACAAGTTAGAAGCAGTTTGTTTCATACTGTAATGGTCTTCTGGGTGCATATGCTGGTGCTGAAGTTTCTGATGTTTGTAGTTTGTACTATGTTGTGATTTTGTGCGAGAGAAAGCTTACACTGCTTCATCATTGACGCTCATGTTTGAGCTTGCTATGTTTCTTAGCATACACTGCACTCTTCTTTGATATCTATATTTTCTGT of the Populus nigra chromosome 7, ddPopNigr1.1, whole genome shotgun sequence genome contains:
- the LOC133698779 gene encoding uncharacterized protein LOC133698779, translating into MFGVVFPDRSFPMDISAFSQIDTFHWILDMNTFVGEAYDQVREICIFLLNSFTLPPDKALAVYIQSPGSEFQFCGAVTITRPSAVLTLNWPEPGGQLQLTGPDTAPLSAKIGVSVEDLASLPSLDVAAEKGVERVAMKVGENLFNYMQSFCGVDGSKLIVPMDILDRWFKKFRERAKRDPDFLKSFRL